GAGATGCTTTAAGAAGAGGATACGACTGGGAACAGATTGTAGAATGGAGCAAAATTGACAAGTTCTTTATCTGGAAACTGAAAAAACTAGTTGACTTCGAAAAAGTAATCGCTGAAAACAAATTTGACAAAGAAACTCTGATTGAAGCTAAGAGATTAGGGTTTGCAGACATCAATATCGCAGTTCTTTGGGATGTAAAAGAGCGTGAGGTTTTCAACTTCAGAAAAGAAAGCGGAGTAATGCCGGTTTATAAAATGGTAGACACCTGTGCTGCTGAATTTGAATCTGAAACCCCTTATTTCTACGGAACTTACGAAGAAGAAAATGAAAGCGTAGTTTCAGACAAAGAAAAAATCATCGTACTGGGTTCAGGACCTATCAGAATCGGACAAGGAGTTGAGTTTGACTACGCAACCGTTCACTCAGTATGGGCGATCAAAGAAATGGGTTACGAAGCGATCATCATCAACAACAACCCTGAAACAGTTTCTACAGACTTCTCTATCTCTGATAAACTATACTTCGAGCCGCTTACAGAAGAAGATGTAATGAATATCATCGAGCTTGAAAAACCAAAAGGAGTTGTAGTACAGTTCGGGGGGCAAACTGCGATCAACCTTGCAGATAAATTAGCCTCTCACGGAGTACAGATCTTAGGAACTTCATTGGAAGATCTTGACAGAGCTGAAAACAGAGATAAATTCGAAAAAGCACTTCAGGAATTAGGAATTCCTCAGCCAAAAGGAAGAACTTCCACTTCGAAAGAAGAAGCGATCAAAATCGCCAACGAAATCGGATATCCGGTATTGGTACGTCCAAGCTACGTTCTTGGTGGTAGAGCGATGGAAATTGTATACGCAGAAGCAGAACTGGCTCACTACATGGAAAATGCAGTAGAAGCAAGCCCTGAGCACCCTGTATTGGTAGACAAATACATGGTAGGAAAGGAGATTGAAGTAGATGCCATCTGTGACGGAGAAACTGTAGTGATTCCAGGGATTATGGAGCACATCGAAAGAGCAGGAGTTCACTCCGGAGACTCAATCGCAGTATATCCGCCGCAAAATATTTCTCAGAGTGAGATTGATACTTTGGTAGACTATACACAAAGACTGGCAAAAGGATTAAAAGTTATCGGATTAATGAATATCCAGTACGTTCTTTTCGAAGGAAACGTTTATGTAATCGAAGTAAACCCTCGTTCTTCAAGAACAGTTCCTTTCTTATCCAAAATCACAGAAGTTCCAATGGCTAACCTTGCCACAAAGGCGATCCTGGGACAAAAACTGAAAGATTTAGGGTACGAAAACGGATTGGTTCCAAACAAAGAAGGAGTATTTGTAAAAGTACCGGTATTCTCTTTCTCTAAACTAACAAAAGTGGACATCTCTTTAGGCCCGGAAATGAAGTCTACAGGAGAAGTAATGGGGAAAGATACCACTCTTGAAAAAGCACTTTACAAAGGATTGGTAGCAGCAGGAAGAAAAGTTCCAATGCACGGATCTATCCTTTTCACGGTAGCGGATAAGCACAAAGATGAGGCAGCAGCTCTTGCAGCAAGATTCCATGAGGTAGGATTCAGAATCTGGGCTACAGAAGGTACTGCGAAGTTCTTTGAAGAAAAAGGAATCCCTTGCAAAATCGGATACAAAATCGGAGAAGAAAGTGTAAATCTTATTGACCTGATCCAGAAAGGAAAAGTACAGTATGTTGTGAATACCACTACAAAAGGTAAACAGGCAGAAAGAGACGGGTTCCAGATCAGAAGAATGAGTGTGGAAAACGGTGTTCCTTGTTTAACTTCAATGGACACAGTAGAAGCTATTCTGAAAGTAATTGAAAGCATGAGCTTCAAAATGGAAACGATGTAATAATCAAACCAGATAATATATTTCAAACCCCGTAAGAAAACTTACGGGGTTTTTGTTGCATCAAAAAAGCTTTATCATCTATAGTAACATAAAATATCAAGTTAATAGGATAATTAATATATGAAAGCTGGCTCAATTTTAATACGTAATAAATAAATTATTTGTTGATTTATATAATTTGTATAAATTCGCTTAAAAATTAATAGAATAATTTTTGGTGACAGATATCTTTCATGATAAGATATGTCGAAAATTATTTTATACTAAAAAAACAAAAAACACACATAACCATGAGAAAAATATTTTTTCTTTTGATAAGTACGATGTGCTTATCACAAAGTACCAATTTTACCTGGGTACAAGGAGGAAATCAAATTGAACAAATTGCTGAATTCGGAATATACGGACTGGAGAGTAACGAGAACTGGCCGAATATTTTAAAAGAAATGTCCTATGTTGTAGATAACGACGGCACTTTCTGGATGTTCGGCGGTTACAGCACCGGATGGGTAGGTAATGCAACCAGCCTTTTGTGGAGCTACAACTATCAGAATAACAATTTTACCTTCAGAAAAGGCTGGCTTTACCACGATTTTAATGGTTACAATAAAGGGATAAATGTAGATAGCTATAGAAATGTACCTGGCGCTGTAAGGCAGTCTTCCATGTGGGCTTCAACAAATAAAAATTTATATGTTTTCGGAGGAGCGGATGCTTCTGGTAAACAAAAAAACGACCTGTGGAAATTCAACAGCCTTACTAATAACTGGACTAAGATTTTAAATGGAACACCAACCGGTGAAGCTGACTTCGGCACAAAAGGAGTTGAAAATAGTACCAATATTCCGCCTGCACTGATCAGTACAACAACGTGGACCGATTCGTCAGGAAATCTCTATTTCTTCGGAGGTAAAACATCAAATGGGAACGAATACAATACCGTATGGAAGTATAATATCTCCACCAATATGTGGTCTTGGATCGGAGGATCAGATCAACCCAATACAAATGGTGTATACAACAGCATAGGGCAGGAAAATACCCTGAATACTCCAAGTGCAAGGTTTGGAAGCTGCAGTTTTAAAGATTTGCAGGGGAATATCTTTATTTATGGAGGATATCATAGTTCCGTACCTCAA
The nucleotide sequence above comes from Chryseobacterium sp. 7. Encoded proteins:
- the carB gene encoding carbamoyl-phosphate synthase large subunit is translated as MAKRTDIKTILVIGSGPIIIGQAAEFDYAGTQACLSLKEEGYKVILINSNPATIMTDVEIADKVYIEPISLQFVSHIIRKERPDALLPTLGGQTGLNMAVELEKSGILEECKVEVLGTKLSAINRAEDRDLFRELMRELNEPVPESDIVNTVEGALAFANEIGYPVIVRPAFTMGGTGGGIASTEAELKEIAELGLKHSPVTQCLIEKSIAGFKEIEYEVMRDANDNAIVVCNMENIDPVGVHTGDSIVVAPSQTLSDREYQLLRNASLKIIRALGIEGGCNVQLALDPHSFEYYIIEVNPRVSRSSALASKATGYPIAKIAAKIAVGLTLDEIMNPVTGKTYACFEPALDYVVTKFPRFPFDKFETADRRLSTQMKATGEVMAIGRNLEESLQKAIRSLETGIKHLGLKTKQAQALTAEEIERRIRVCDDERLFIIGDALRRGYDWEQIVEWSKIDKFFIWKLKKLVDFEKVIAENKFDKETLIEAKRLGFADINIAVLWDVKEREVFNFRKESGVMPVYKMVDTCAAEFESETPYFYGTYEEENESVVSDKEKIIVLGSGPIRIGQGVEFDYATVHSVWAIKEMGYEAIIINNNPETVSTDFSISDKLYFEPLTEEDVMNIIELEKPKGVVVQFGGQTAINLADKLASHGVQILGTSLEDLDRAENRDKFEKALQELGIPQPKGRTSTSKEEAIKIANEIGYPVLVRPSYVLGGRAMEIVYAEAELAHYMENAVEASPEHPVLVDKYMVGKEIEVDAICDGETVVIPGIMEHIERAGVHSGDSIAVYPPQNISQSEIDTLVDYTQRLAKGLKVIGLMNIQYVLFEGNVYVIEVNPRSSRTVPFLSKITEVPMANLATKAILGQKLKDLGYENGLVPNKEGVFVKVPVFSFSKLTKVDISLGPEMKSTGEVMGKDTTLEKALYKGLVAAGRKVPMHGSILFTVADKHKDEAAALAARFHEVGFRIWATEGTAKFFEEKGIPCKIGYKIGEESVNLIDLIQKGKVQYVVNTTTKGKQAERDGFQIRRMSVENGVPCLTSMDTVEAILKVIESMSFKMETM